ATTACCACTTGTATGTGAGATTGGCGTTGCTTGACCATTTGCTCCCGTAGTAGCACATCCTGTCAATACAACAGCAAGTATTGCTACTGCTAAGACTGCAAGAAGACGTTTGACATTTCTCTTGGTCAGAATGTCCTTCAATCTATTTTTCCTCAACTTTATCTGGCATTTCTTCAATAATATGAGCTAACGATAATGCGTGAAGCAAGTTTTTACGCACCTGAGCCATATTAAAATCGCGAGCATAAGGTCGCGTAATGATTAAAAAATCAACATGCGGATTAATCTGCAATTTTTCTTCATCAATCACGGCCCGAATATAACGCTTGAGTCGATTACGTGCGACTGCGGTATGACCAACCTTTTTGCCCACAGAAATTCCTACTCGAAAGTGTTTATTTTCTGTTTTTTCTACCTTATAAATGACAAAAGCTC
This is a stretch of genomic DNA from Lactobacillus crispatus. It encodes these proteins:
- the rnpA gene encoding ribonuclease P protein component produces the protein MRKSYRVKSEKDFQQVFESGDSVANRAFVIYKVEKTENKHFRVGISVGKKVGHTAVARNRLKRYIRAVIDEEKLQINPHVDFLIITRPYARDFNMAQVRKNLLHALSLAHIIEEMPDKVEEK